The stretch of DNA CGGTGctgtcccagctgctggatgGCTCCTATCTGCTGACACCACCTGCCCAGAGCCAGCTTCTGTGGCATCTGGCCCAGGTGTTGTGCGTGATCCGCACCCAGTCACCTGCCATCTTCAAGGCGCAGCTGGTGCGGTTGTTTGGCACAGCCCACGTGGCGCTGCTACACGCCAGCCTGCAGCTCAAAGGGCTTTTCACCGACAGCCTCTTCACGGCCGAGGACGAGGCCTTCCTCCTGCGCCGCCTGGTGGGCATGGCCCAGCATCCCTCACTGCCCTCGCCCCTCAAACTCTTCTACCTCGACTGCCTGCTGCACTTCCCCGAGAACCGCCCGCTGGGCTCTGGCTCTGAGGAGGGGCTGCCCGTCCTGCTCACACCCCGCCTggcctcctgcctcttcccctccctcttcaACGACCCGGGCACCATGCTGGCACGCCTCAACCTGCTGAGTCTGGTGTGCCTGGAAAACCAGGGCCCCGAGGCTGAGCGGGGTGTTGGGTATATCTTTGAGCATGTCCTGGCACTGGCAGACACCGTGGCAGGCAAAGGTGGGTGTGAGGCCACTGGGCTCTTCTTCCGAGCCGCCTACCTCTTTGCCCGCTACTTTGGCTCAAGGCCGCAGCTTATGGCAGAGCTGACGAGCACCCTGGTGGGGCTGTATCGCCAGCGCTGCTCCCTGGCCCCCAACCTCATAAACCTGCTCAATGAGACCCAGGCGGTGCTGGATGATCCAGCCTGGCCCGCATCCTTGAGCAAGGCCCTCCAGGAGCTGACTGTGGGCATgccgctgctgccaccctgggagcaggagctgggctggCACCTCAAGCTGTTGGCCCGGGTGGCAAAGgagagtggggtcccgcagggcaGCACACTTGGGTTCCTGCAGCGCCTGGTGCGGCTGGCAGGTGCTGGACAGGTGGGAGATTGGCACATTGGCCAGGCTTTGCTGAGCGTCTGCCGCAACCTGCTGCAGCACCAGCCTCCACCTGCCATGGGGTGCCAGCTGGCTGAGCTGCTCCAAGACGTCTCACTGAGCTACCCTGATGTGGATGTGCAGGATCGGGCTCGCTTCTACTACACACTCCTGTCGTGCCTGTCCGGGGACAAGCTGGGGGCAGTGCTGGCACCTGGGGGGCGCCTCAAAGCCCGgactctctcctcctccatcatGGCAGATAGCGAGAACTTCGCTGCTGCACTAACCGTGCACCCAGCCCCGCAacccctgctgcagctgcagcgCGAGGCCCCAGCCAAGCCCACCCTGGTACCAGTGCCAGCCTTCCAGCCGTGCCCTGCTGATGCTCAGGAGGTGAAGGACTGCTGCCGACAGCTCCTGGAGCTGCATTCTCCAGCCCGGCTCAGCCTGACGTACCGGCTGCTCCACACAGGGTCCTCACCTGAGCGACTGTTCTGCCTCCTGCTGCGCTTCGAGCGCTCTGACAACTTCTATGAGCCAGTGCCTGACGTGTGCGTGCCCTGCCTCTCCACCACCCACCCATCACCCATCCTCTCACTCCACCTGCAGCCCCGCTGCCCCTACCCCACCGAGCTGGCAGTGAGCGCCTTGTACACCACGCAAACCGGCCTCACCTATTGCAGCCAGCTAGAACCACTGCAGGTGGCCTTTCCGGACATCTTCCTGCCTCTGGCACTGCCTGTGAATTGGGACTGTGAGAGCCGGCGCCACCTCTTTGACACCCTCTGGTCCTCCCTGTGCCCAGATGGGTCAGGTGACTGCGCTGAGAGCCTCTTTTGCTGGCCCACCACCCAACAGCCCCTGGGTGTCCTGGTGCAGGCTCACTTTGCCAGCTACCTAGTGGCAGAGGAGCCAGGCACCTACAAGATTGCCATAGCCCTGCCACCCCACTACCATGTGCTGCTGCAGGCACAGGGGACCCAGGGGGCAGCGCGTGTCACCATTCGCACTGACAACTGGAAGGTGCTCCCCCACCTGAGTGCCTATCTGCGGAAGGTGGTGGAGTGACAAAGCCTCAAATAGGGATTGAGAGGTATCTGTGAGTTGGACACCCCCCAGGAAGGGGGATCTGTGAATGGGAGTAAAGGGGACATGTCTCCAGCCACCTGGGGGGGATTTGAGAGTGGACATAGCGGGACACATCTCCAGTCCCCCGAGGGACCAATctctgagtggggctgggagcccgaaATGTAAATTTCTGAAGCTCTGTACAAATGCCTTTTGCAAGTAAAATTTGCAGTGAAATGAACAAATTAGTGCATGTGGGGAGGAGTGCATTGGGGTGGGGATTGGGGTGGTgcattgggagctgtggggaaagaTGCAATGGGGTGGAGCTGGAGGAGTGTGGAGGTGGTGCTATGCATTTGTGGGGAGTGCAATGAGGTGGTGCTATGTGCCTGAGCTCCTGTACTGCTCCCAGGTAATGGGGAGGCTCCAGCACTGGTGTTGCTTGGAGCAGCTGAGCTGTAGTGCTGAAAGGACAGTTGGGATGCATTCTCCCCCTCACAAGCTGGAAGACTCCATGCCTGCCCTGTGGGCCCAATGCTGAAAGGAGGGTTTGGTTTCTGAGGCCTATTCGGTCCCTGGCTACTCTGCTGGTACAGGGGTTGGTGAGCAAGGGCTGGCCCTAGGTGTTTTGTCACCCAGGTTGGAAAAGATTTTTGGTGCCCCATGCCAGGGCTCTGGTGCCCCCAAATGAGGTAAGTTGGTGTCCCTGAATGTTGGGTCCGAGGCTGGCCCCCCTGCTCGCCGGCCCCCCGAAGCCTGGCTCTGCTGGGTCGTGCCTGTGGGGgatgtgcagggagggggaccCTGCTTTATTGGGAATACAGCTCGCAATGCAATCAGCCGTCTCCATGGCAACTGCTGAGCAGGGTCTGAATTAGGGTTGTTCCCCCTGGTACAAAAACACAGGCCAGCCGGCAGCTCCCCCTGCACGGCTCCCTCCAGCGGGCAACCCCGCTCTGAATGCAACCCAGTGTCCTATCCCTGccccgagccagccagccaggccctgctctcgcATGTGGGTCAGCGCGGGGAAGGGAGGCGCTCCAGAGGCTGCTTCTCCATCTTCCCGCATGATTGGAGGGAGGGGTTTCACTCAGGGTGGAAACTACCGCGCCCATCATGCACCGGGGCGGGACTACCACTCCCATCATGCACCGGGTGCGAGGTTTGCCTCCTGTGGCATGCGCTGG from Emys orbicularis isolate rEmyOrb1 chromosome 7, rEmyOrb1.hap1, whole genome shotgun sequence encodes:
- the AP5B1 gene encoding AP-5 complex subunit beta-1, translated to MSVRSGESWTQLITTFRAGPTAFLLARGSDDTFLAELLQDLSSERISEQTKVSMLTLLLEFPTLLCPDPEVGEQVAGSLLANFAQLPHSPKLSWLRRHLLVVVGTVLISTEAFGEGSQASRDYLSLLLHLASDLNDQRQGLGDRGMRAAACESLRELECCYPGLFSRRLDSLRSMQQQELTPVHQGYTLLYSLALRNAVLLLACRGKGALSELLAGNEGLAWEAVGNAGAVSPASIDRLLLLPTPAETKELKSVLSQLLDGSYLLTPPAQSQLLWHLAQVLCVIRTQSPAIFKAQLVRLFGTAHVALLHASLQLKGLFTDSLFTAEDEAFLLRRLVGMAQHPSLPSPLKLFYLDCLLHFPENRPLGSGSEEGLPVLLTPRLASCLFPSLFNDPGTMLARLNLLSLVCLENQGPEAERGVGYIFEHVLALADTVAGKGGCEATGLFFRAAYLFARYFGSRPQLMAELTSTLVGLYRQRCSLAPNLINLLNETQAVLDDPAWPASLSKALQELTVGMPLLPPWEQELGWHLKLLARVAKESGVPQGSTLGFLQRLVRLAGAGQVGDWHIGQALLSVCRNLLQHQPPPAMGCQLAELLQDVSLSYPDVDVQDRARFYYTLLSCLSGDKLGAVLAPGGRLKARTLSSSIMADSENFAAALTVHPAPQPLLQLQREAPAKPTLVPVPAFQPCPADAQEVKDCCRQLLELHSPARLSLTYRLLHTGSSPERLFCLLLRFERSDNFYEPVPDVCVPCLSTTHPSPILSLHLQPRCPYPTELAVSALYTTQTGLTYCSQLEPLQVAFPDIFLPLALPVNWDCESRRHLFDTLWSSLCPDGSGDCAESLFCWPTTQQPLGVLVQAHFASYLVAEEPGTYKIAIALPPHYHVLLQAQGTQGAARVTIRTDNWKVLPHLSAYLRKVVE